One genomic region from Vitis riparia cultivar Riparia Gloire de Montpellier isolate 1030 chromosome 17, EGFV_Vit.rip_1.0, whole genome shotgun sequence encodes:
- the LOC117904298 gene encoding probable xyloglucan 6-xylosyltransferase 5 gives MGLDNFTTQKRTGAGIPTTNGRPAGGRLSGLPRGRQIHKTFNNIKITILCGFVTILVLRGTIGVGNLGGSGGEVENQNLIEETNRILAEIRSDGDPSDPNDPAESEINPNVTYTLGPKITNWNEERKVWLDRNPEFPNFVNGKARILLVTGSPPNPCDNPIGDHYLLKSIKNKIDYCRIHGIEIVYNMAHLDKELAGYWAKLPLIRRLMLSHPEVEWIWWMDSDALFTDMVFEIPLSKYDNYNLVVHGYPDLMFNQKSWIALNTGSFLFRNCQWSLDLLDAWAPMGPKGPIRDEAGKILTANLKGRPAFEADDQSALIYLLISKKDEWMDKVFLENSYYLHGYWAGLVDRYEEMIEKYHPGLGDERWPFVTHFVGCKPCGSYGDYPVERCLRSMERAFNFADNQVLKLYGFRHRGLLSPKIKRIRNETATPLEFVDQFDIRRPEHGGHSL, from the coding sequence ATGGGTCTAGATAATTTTACAACTCAGAAGAGAACTGGAGCTGGAATCCCCACCACCAACGGCAGACCGGCCGGCGGCCGGCTTTCCGGCTTACCACGTGGCCGCCAGATTCACAAGACCTTCAACAACATCAAGATCACAATTCTCTGCGGATTCGTCACCATTCTCGTCCTCCGCGGCACCATAGGCGTGGGCAACCTCGGCGGCTCTGGAGGTGAAGTCGAGAATCAAAACCTAATCGAAGAGACAAATCGCATTTTGGCTGAGATCCGATCCGACGGCGATCCCTCCGATCCCAATGACCCTGCGGAGTCTGAGATCAATCCCAACGTCACCTACACTCTCGGCCCCAAAATTACGAATTGGAACGAGGAACGGAAGGTATGGCTTGATCGGAACCCTGAATtcccaaattttgtgaatggtAAAGCTCGAATCTTGCTCGTAACTGGTTCTCCACCGAATCCGTGTGATAACCCAATTGGGGATCACTATTTGCTGAAATCAATCAAGAACAAGATTGATTATTGCAGGATTCATGGAATTGAGATAGTGTACAATATGGCTCATCTTGATAAGGAACTAGCTGGTTATTGGGCAAAATTGCCGTTGATTCGGCGGTTAATGTTATCACATCCCGAAGTGGAGTGGATTTGGTGGATGGACAGTGATGCGTTGTTTACAGATATGGTTTTTGAGATACCTCTGTCCAAGtatgataattataatttggTTGTACATGGGTACCCTGATTTGATGTTTAATCAgaaatcttggattgctttgaaTACGGGTAGTTTTTTGTTTCGGAACTGTCAGTGGTCATTGGATTTGCTTGATGCCTGGGCGCCAATGGGACCAAAGGGTCCGATAAGAGATGAGGCAGGGAAGATTTTGACAGCGAATTTGAAGGGGAGGCCGGCATTTGAGGCAGATGATCAGTCTGCATTGATATACTTGTTGATTTCAAAGAAGGATGAGTGGATGGATAAGGTGTTTCTTGAGAACTCTTATTATTTACACGGGTATTGGGCTGGATTGGTAGATCGCTACGAAGAGATGATTGAAAAGTACCATCCAGGATTAGGTGATGAGAGGTGGCCATTTGTGACCCATTTTGTGGGTTGCAAGCCTTGTGGAAGCTATGGGGATTACCCTGTTGAGAGGTGTCTGCGCAGCATGGAGAGGGCCTTTAATTTTGCAGACAATCAGGTGCTTAAGCTGTATGGGTTTAGGCATAGGGGCTTGTTGAGCCCTAAGATCAAGAGGATCAGGAACGAGACAGCTACTCCATTGGAGTTCGTAGATCAGTTTGATATACGGCGTCCAGAGCATGGGGGACACAGCCTATGA
- the LOC117904299 gene encoding vesicle transport v-SNARE 13-like: MSQVFEGYERQYCELSANLSRKCTAASLLNGEQKKQKVSEIKAGLDDADALIRKMDLEARSLQPSVKAMLLAKLREYKTDLNNVKNEVKRITSANTNQAARDNLLESGMADTMTVSADQKTRLLMSTGRLNQSGDRIKESRRTMLETEELGVSILQDLHQQRQSLLHAHNTLHGVDDNISKSKKILTAMSRRMSRNKWIIGSVIAALVLAIILILYFKLAH, from the exons ATGAGCCAGGTATTCGAAGGATACGAGCGTCAGTATTGCGAGCTTTCCGCGAATTTATCGCGGAAATGTACTGCTGCCAGTCTTCTTAATGGGG AGCAGAAGAAGCAGAAGGTTTCTGAAATAAAAGCTGGATTGGATGATGCTGATGCTTTG ATCCGGAAAATGGATCTTGAGGCAAGGAGTTTGCAGCCAAGTGTAAAGGCTATGCTTCTTGCTAAGTTAAGAGAATATAAAACTGATCTAAAcaatgtgaaaaatgaggtTAAAAGAATCACATCAGCTAATACCAATCAGGCTGCCCGAGATAATTTGCTGGAGTCAGGAATGGCAGATACAATGACA GTTTCTGCTGATCAGAAAACAAGGTTATTGATGTCGACAGGTAGATTGAATCAGTCTGGTGACCGAATTAAGGAGAGTAGAAGAACAATGCTTGAAACAGAAGAACTTGGTGTTTCAATCCTTCAAGATTTGCATCAACAACGCCAGTCTCTCCTACATGCCCATAACACA CTCCACGGAGTGGATGACAATATTAGCAAAAGCAAGAAGATCCTGACGGCTATGTCAAGAAGGATGAGCAGGAACAAATGGATCATCGGCTCCGTAATTGCTGCCCTAGTCCTTGCAATCATTTTGATCCTTTATTTCAAGCTGGCTCATTAG
- the LOC117904295 gene encoding two-component response regulator-like APRR1 isoform X1 — protein MEMARNEIGSGGSNSKSSDSFIDRSNVRILLCDNDTKSSDEIFTLLCGCSYQVTSVRSARQVIDALNAEGHDIDIILAEVDLPMTKGMKMLKYIMRDKELRRIPIIMMSAQDEVSVVVKCLRLGAADYLVKPLRTNELLNLWTHMWRRRRMLGLAEKNILNYDFDVAASDPSDANTNSTMFSDDTDDKSRMSANPEMVVSVHQEDESNATIDSTDVAAEPPVVNQLECRPDVPGISDRRTGQLLSGPKKSELKVGESSAFFTYVKSSMIKTNSQGIPNINESAPQHSRMEERVQAWSEKGVNDTQEHENGEAWENYSQGDDFPSSNSIPDSLSVERSCTPPAPIEFVQGRNSKGEEFSQVPIHPRNEHQVDISGFPGHTAYPYCMSGVVNQVMMPSSAQLYPKSLHDMQNNATTPAMLPQYNHLPQCPPHGPGVASFPYYPVSICLQPGQMSTTHPWPSYGNSSSTEVKGKVDRREAALIKFRQKRKERCFDKKIRYVNRKRLAERRPRVRGQFVRKMNGVNVDLNGQPASVDFDEDEEEYEEENASRDSTP, from the exons CAGTGAGGTCAGCTAGACAGGTGATTGATGCATTGAATGCTGAGGGACATGATATTGATATCATACTCGCTGAAGTTGACCTTCCAATGACCAAAGGCATGAAGATGTTAAAGTACATTATGCGGGATAAGGAGTTGCGACGCATACCCATTATCA TGATGTCCGCACAGGACGAGGTTTCTGTTGTTGTGAAGTGCTTGAGACTTGGTGCAGCTGACTACCTTGTAAAGCCTTTGCGCACAAATGAACTATTGAACTTGTGGACTCACATGTGGAGAAGGCGGCGAATG CTTGGACTTGCAGAGAAGAACATCTTGAATTATGATTTTGATGTGGCAGCTTCAGACCCTAGTGATGCTAATACAAACAGTACTATGTTCTCGGATGATACGGATGACAAGTCACGGATGAGTGCCAATCCAGAGATGGTTGTTTCAGTTCATCAGGAAGATGAG TCTAATGCTACTATTGATAGCACTGATGTTGCTGCTGAGCCTCCAGTTGTGAATCAGTTGGAATGTCGGCCTGATGTTCCAGGAATTAGTGACAGGCGAACAG GACAACTTCTTTCAGGTCCAAAGAAGAGTGAGCTGAAGGTTGGTGAGTCTTCTGCCTTCTTTACATATGTCAAATCAAGCATGATTAAAACCAATTCTCAAGGGATTCCCAACATCAATGAAAGTGCTCCTCAACATTCAAGGATGGAAGAGAGAGTTCAAGCATGGAGTGAAAAGGGGGTTAATGATACCCAAGAACATGAAAATGGAGAGGCATGGGAAAACTATTCACAAGGAGATGACTTTCCAAGCAGTAACAGCATCCCTGATTCTCTTTCTGTGGAGAGGTCTTGTACCCCTCCTGCACCAATCGAATTTGTACAAGGAAGGAACTCGAAGGGAGAAGAGTTCTCTCAGGTGCCAATTCATCCAAGAAATGAACATCAAGTTGATATTTCAGGGTTTCCGGGGCACACTGCTTACCCATATTGTATGTCAGGAGTGGTGAATCAAGTGATGATGCCATCATCTGCACAGCTGTATCCGAAGAGCCTGCATGACATGCAAAATAATGCTACTACTCCTGCCATGCTACCTCAGTACAATCATCTTCCACAATGTCCTCCCCATGGGCCTGGAGTTGCATCATTTCCTTATTATCCAGTTAGTATATGCCTGCAACCAGGTCAAATGTCCACTACACACCCCTGGCCATCATATGGAAATTCATCTTCCACTGAAGTGAAAGGTAAAGTAGATAGAAGAGAGGCTGCCTTGATAAAGTTTAGGCAGAAAAGGAAGGAGCGTTGTTTTGACAAGAAAATTAGATATGTGAACAGAAAACGACTTGCTGAAAGGAGGCCACGTGTGAGAGGACAGTTTGTGAGGAAAATGAATGGTGTAAATGTGGATCTTAATGGGCAACCTGCTTCTGTTGATTTTGATGAGGATGAAGAGGAGTATGAGGAGGAGAATGCATCAAGGGATTCTACTCCTTGA